In Flavobacterium gelatinilyticum, a genomic segment contains:
- a CDS encoding flotillin family protein, whose translation MNPIILIAVAAIVLFVTISALISRYKRCPSDKILVIYGRTGGTSARCVHGGGAFIWPVIQDYSFLDLKPLSIEANLTNALSRQNIRVDVPCRFTIAISTESDSMNTAAERLLGLSSEQVQELAKDILFGQLRLVIATMTIEEINSDRDKFLDNISKNVDSELKKIGLKLINVNVTDIRDESGYIEALGKEAAAKAINEAKISVAEQEKIGEIGKALADREKDTQIAETHRDRDVKIAITQKDKEISIATASRDETIGKAEAQRDTRVKTSEANAIAIQGENEAKIAIANSEALRREKEAESLRVAIAAEKVQQAKALEESYIAEQKAELARSERERSTQIANVVVPAEIAKQRAIIEAQAAAETIRENAKGEADAIFAKMEAEAKGLFEILTKQAEGYKDVVAAAGGDPSKAFQLLLLEKLPELVKTQVEAVKNIKIDKITVWDSGNGQGENGSTANFVSGMMKTVPPLNDLFNMAGLNLPSYLKGEDALEVPPTIEVEETKE comes from the coding sequence ATGAACCCAATTATTTTAATTGCAGTTGCGGCAATCGTATTATTCGTAACAATTTCGGCATTAATATCGAGGTACAAACGTTGTCCTTCAGATAAAATCTTAGTTATTTACGGGCGCACCGGCGGTACCTCTGCACGATGTGTACACGGCGGCGGTGCTTTTATCTGGCCGGTTATTCAGGATTATTCATTTCTGGATTTAAAACCGCTTTCGATCGAAGCCAACTTAACCAATGCATTGAGCCGACAAAATATTAGAGTCGATGTTCCGTGCCGATTTACCATTGCAATTTCGACAGAATCAGACAGTATGAACACTGCCGCCGAAAGATTATTAGGCTTATCATCAGAGCAGGTTCAGGAACTGGCAAAAGATATCCTGTTTGGTCAGCTGCGTTTGGTTATCGCAACCATGACTATCGAAGAAATCAACTCAGACCGTGATAAATTCCTTGACAATATTTCGAAAAACGTTGACAGTGAGCTTAAAAAAATTGGTTTAAAATTAATCAACGTAAACGTTACCGATATTAGAGACGAATCAGGTTATATTGAAGCTTTAGGAAAAGAAGCTGCTGCAAAAGCGATCAACGAAGCAAAAATCAGTGTGGCTGAGCAGGAAAAAATCGGGGAAATTGGTAAGGCTCTTGCCGATAGAGAAAAAGATACACAAATTGCAGAAACACACAGAGATCGTGATGTAAAAATCGCAATTACCCAAAAAGATAAAGAAATTAGTATTGCAACAGCATCCAGAGACGAAACTATTGGAAAAGCAGAAGCACAAAGAGATACAAGGGTAAAAACTTCTGAAGCTAATGCGATTGCAATTCAGGGAGAAAACGAGGCCAAAATTGCCATTGCCAATTCTGAGGCGCTTCGTAGAGAAAAAGAAGCAGAATCATTGCGTGTCGCAATAGCGGCCGAAAAAGTACAACAAGCAAAAGCTTTAGAAGAATCGTACATTGCTGAACAGAAAGCTGAGCTGGCACGTTCTGAAAGAGAACGTTCTACCCAAATTGCAAACGTTGTGGTTCCTGCCGAAATTGCTAAACAAAGAGCAATTATCGAAGCACAGGCCGCTGCCGAAACTATTAGAGAAAATGCAAAAGGAGAAGCCGATGCTATTTTTGCAAAAATGGAAGCCGAAGCAAAAGGATTATTTGAAATCTTAACCAAACAAGCCGAAGGTTACAAAGATGTTGTGGCTGCGGCGGGCGGAGATCCAAGCAAAGCGTTCCAGCTTTTATTATTGGAAAAACTTCCTGAACTGGTTAAAACTCAGGTTGAAGCGGTTAAAAATATCAAAATCGATAAAATCACCGTTTGGGATTCAGGAAATGGTCAGGGCGAAAACGGCTCCACAGCCAACTTTGTTTCGGGCATGATGAAAACCGTTCCGCCATTAAACGATTTATTCAATATGGCCGGTTTAAATTTACCAAGTTATTTAAAAGGCGAAGATGCACTGGAAGTTCC
- a CDS encoding NfeD family protein: MELLESLPALLKSFWYIAIPTSLIFLIQTIITFSGLDISDGLDTDFDGHFHDGDMDFQVFSLRNLVNFLLGFSWTGISFYSTIGEKPWFLIVLSLVVGVLFVLLFFFVIKQVQKLAEDNSFKITSTLDKTAEVYLTIPEHKTGKGKIMISVNGAYHELEAMTENERIPSGAAVKVIKIENNILIVETI, translated from the coding sequence ATGGAGCTGTTAGAAAGTTTGCCCGCCTTACTTAAATCCTTTTGGTATATCGCTATTCCAACAAGTTTAATCTTTCTTATTCAAACCATCATTACCTTTTCGGGTCTCGATATTTCGGATGGTCTCGATACCGATTTTGACGGGCATTTTCATGATGGAGATATGGATTTTCAGGTCTTCTCGCTGCGAAACCTCGTCAACTTTCTTTTAGGTTTCAGCTGGACCGGAATTTCATTTTATTCAACAATTGGCGAAAAGCCTTGGTTTCTTATTGTTTTATCTCTTGTTGTAGGCGTTTTGTTTGTGCTTTTGTTTTTCTTCGTAATCAAACAAGTGCAAAAACTGGCCGAAGACAATTCTTTTAAAATCACCAGTACTTTAGACAAAACTGCCGAAGTTTATTTAACAATTCCAGAACACAAAACCGGAAAAGGTAAAATCATGATCAGCGTAAACGGTGCCTATCATGAATTGGAAGCCATGACCGAAAACGAAAGAATTCCGTCCGGCGCAGCAGTAAAAGTGATCAAAATCGAAAACAACATTTTAATTGTAGAAACCATTTAA